Below is a window of Streptomyces qaidamensis DNA.
GTCGCCGCCCGGCTGGTGGATCGCGACGAGACCGGCCTCGGCGAGGTCCGCGACCAGGATCCGGGCCACGCCCAGCGGCATGTTCAGCAGCGCCGACACCTCGGCCACCGACTTCACCTCACGGCAGAGGTGACAGATCCGCTGGTGCTCAGGGAGCAGTCCCATGAGTGCGGCGGGGTCCGCGGTCGTACTGATCAGTGCCTCGATGGCCAGCTGGTAGCGCGGCCGTGTCCGGCCGCCGGTCATGGCATAGGGCCGAACCAGCGGCTGGTCGCCCTCGTCCTCGTACGGCTCCGCGTACGGATCATGAGAGGCGGTGGGCGGGGTCATGGGTCCTCCGGGCGGGACAGCAAGTCGGTCAGCAAGCCGTCTGACGGGGCCTTTGTGGGGTGTGTGGCAGCCGGACGGTGATGTGGTGAGACGGGTGGTGCCGGGGCCGATCAGTGGAGCAGACTGCCTTGGAGCTCAGCTCGCAGGTCGGGGGTGAGGACCGCGCCAGCGCGGTCGACCAGGAGCGCCATCTCGTAGCCGACGAGGCCGATGTCGCACTCGGGGTGGGCGAGGACCGCCAGGGACGAGCCGTCCGAGACGGACATGAGGAAGAGGAATCCTCGCTCCATCTCCACGACCGTCTGCGCCACGTCACCGCCCTCGAAGATCCGGGAAGCGCCCGCCGTCAGCGACGTCAGGCCCGAGGCGACGGCCGCGAGCTGGTCCGCGCGGTCGCGCGGGAAGCCCTCCGACAGCGCCAGGAGGAGACCGTCGGCGGACACGACGACGGTGTGGGACACCCCGGGGGTGTTGTCCACGAAGTTGGTGATCAACCAGTTGAGATTCTGTGCCGCCTGGCTCATCGGACTCAACTAACGCTCCTGCTGGTGAGTGGGCCGTGGGTGGCTGCCGGTCTGGGTGGACCCGGCCTGACGACCCTGTGCGATTCCCCGACGGAGATTGGTCAGCCGGCCGCGCACGTCATCGGGCGCACGCGAGACCTGAGGACCGCTCTGGTGGGTTTGCTGCTGCGCCGTGCCCGGGACGAGGTTCGCCCGGGGCACCCGGCGCGGCAGGCCGGAGGTGGTGACACCACCCGCGGCGGGCTGGCGGACTCGCTCGGCCTGGCGGACGAGGTCGTCGTTCGGCGAGGTGCGCCAGCCGGCGGGGGCGGCGGACCGCTGCGGACCGGTGGGTCCCTGCGGCTGCTGCGGGGCGGCCGGAGCGGAGCCGTTGTTCTGCGGCTGCTGCTCCTGCTGGCCGTGGAACCAGTTGGTCTCCAGCGTGTCGTACAGCGGCGTACGACCATCGCCGGGACCGGACGCCGGCGGCAGGGCCTCGGGCTCCTGCCGGACCGGGCGGGCCTGCGGGGCGGGCGGACGCGGGGCGCCGAAGTCGGCCGGTCCCAGGCCGCCGTTGACCTGCGGCTGCTCGTACCGGCCCGTGCCCGCGGGGTCGGCCGGCGTGGCCGGACCCGGGAGGGTGGGCCGCCCGGAGCCGTTGTCCTGGCGCGGTGCGGGGTACTGGCCGGTTGACCCGTTCTCCTGGCGGGGCGCCGGGTACTGGCCGGTTGACCCGTTCTCCTGGTGCGGGGCCGGGTACTGGCCGGTTGACCCGTTCTCCTGGCGCGGCGCCGGGTACTGGCCCGTCGAGCCGTTGTCGTAGGACTGCGGCGCCGGGTACTGGCCCGACGTGGACGAGTCGCGTCGGCCGCCCGGGGTGCCGAAGACGTCCGGGCGGACGAACTGGCCCTGGCCCTGCTGTGCGTTCGCGCCGGGACCGAACGGGTCCTGGGCGGTGCCGAAGTCGGTCGGCGAGCCGAAGCCCTGCCGGTCGTCGTCGCGCGGCACGGCCGGGATCTCCGCCGTCGCGCCGGGACCCTGACGGTCGTCCACGCGCGGCAGGGCGGACGTACGGGAGACGTCCGGCTGCTCCTCGTGGCCGCGCGGGACGTCCAGCGACGCGCGCGGCACCGGCGGCTGGGCGTTCTCGTCGCTCCAGCTCGGCACACGCTGCTGCGCGTCGCCACCGGGCAGCTCGGCCCGCGGACCACCGCGCGGCGGCAGCTGCGGCCTGCGGCCCTTGCCCTGCTCGGCGTTGCCGCCCTGCTTCTTCCGGCTCCGGCCACCGCCGAAGGCGTCCTGGCCCTGCTGCGGCCCGTTGGTGCCCGCGGCCTGCAGACCCTGCGGGGCGCCCGGCGCCTGCTGACCGAACCCGCCACCGGCACCGGCCGGGGACGGACGGCCCTGCGGGGGGCCGCTCTGCTCGAACGACGACGGGCCGGGACCCTGCGGTCCGCGCGCACCGCCCTGCGCTCCGGGACGGCCACCGTCCCCGTCACGCCCGGGCAGCGCGGCCCGCGGGCCCTGACCGGGAGCGAGCCGGCCACCGCCGGAGGCACCGCCACCGAAGGCACCGCCGGACGCACCGGCGCCGAGGGCACCGGCCCCCTGGCCGGCACCGGCGGCACGCCGGGCCGCTGCCGCACCGGCGGCGGCCTGCGCGGCGGCGGGACCGCCACCGACGGGAGACTGACCGGGCTGCTTGGGCTGGGGCTTCCGGCCGCCCTGGGCGACATCGACGGGCAGCATGACCAGCGCGGTCGTACCACCGGAGTCGGACGGGCGCAGCTGGATGCGGATGCCGTGCCGCTGGGACAGACGGCCGACCACGAACAGGCCCATGCGGCGGGAGACGGAGACGTCCACCGTCGGGGGAGAGGCGAGCCGCTCGTTGATCGCCGCGAGGTCCTCCGGCGACAGGCCGATACCGGTGTCGTGGATCTCGATCAGCACCCGGCCGTCGGGCAGCGCGTGACCGGTGACCTTGACCTTGGTCTGCGGCGAGGAGAAGGAGGTCGCGTTCTCCAGCAGCTCGGCGAGGAGGTGCACGAGGTCGTTGACGACCCGGCCGGCCACTTCGGTGGTCGGCACGGAGGCCAGTTCGATGCGCTCGTACTGCTCCACCTCGGACGCGGCGGCGCGCAGCACGTCGACCAGCGGCACCGGACGGGTCCAGCGGCGGCCGGGCTCCTCACCCGCGAGGACGAGGAGGTTCTCACCGTTACGG
It encodes the following:
- a CDS encoding DUF742 domain-containing protein, which gives rise to MTPPTASHDPYAEPYEDEGDQPLVRPYAMTGGRTRPRYQLAIEALISTTADPAALMGLLPEHQRICHLCREVKSVAEVSALLNMPLGVARILVADLAEAGLVAIHQPGGDDATGAPDVTLLERVLSGLRKL
- a CDS encoding roadblock/LC7 domain-containing protein: MSQAAQNLNWLITNFVDNTPGVSHTVVVSADGLLLALSEGFPRDRADQLAAVASGLTSLTAGASRIFEGGDVAQTVVEMERGFLFLMSVSDGSSLAVLAHPECDIGLVGYEMALLVDRAGAVLTPDLRAELQGSLLH
- a CDS encoding nitrate- and nitrite sensing domain-containing protein; its protein translation is MQGRFKRDGNASAGPEPHGGTGPMTGGPSPQHAQNQGPAGDGGERSGRPGTSTPSGSASPSPALKPPTGPTGPGPRIALRNWRISTRLVSLLALPVVAATSLGALRINQSMDDIQQLDNMKLLTDMTKQATELSAALQEERDQSAGPLAHGGKATDFTVKGLREKTDRARTNFLDSSEEIDSASKDGNLKGVRDYLVQIAGELNNLEQIRKGAYASEGNSTQTIEGYHRLIENLIDLSQDMAEATSNPDMIQRTRALAAFSSAKEYSSIQRAALAAALPASNTTAGELSPNDRLYAQSALESQDSELRTFKSIYGEDAATELLKPIEDGGNSTIKATDTYAGRALVSASGLAQQDKRSYRDWLDDSSTKIQQMKNIEHTLLEEMEQKARELRSATERDAIISGALILIVLGVSLVGAFVVARSMIRSLRRLEDTATRVASDRLPELVKQLSESDPQDVDTSVESVGVHSRDEIGRVAAAFDDVHREAVRLAAEQALLRGNVNAMFTNLSRRSQGLIQRQLSLISELESREADPDQLSSLFKLDHLATRMRRNGENLLVLAGEEPGRRWTRPVPLVDVLRAAASEVEQYERIELASVPTTEVAGRVVNDLVHLLAELLENATSFSSPQTKVKVTGHALPDGRVLIEIHDTGIGLSPEDLAAINERLASPPTVDVSVSRRMGLFVVGRLSQRHGIRIQLRPSDSGGTTALVMLPVDVAQGGRKPQPKQPGQSPVGGGPAAAQAAAGAAAARRAAGAGQGAGALGAGASGGAFGGGASGGGRLAPGQGPRAALPGRDGDGGRPGAQGGARGPQGPGPSSFEQSGPPQGRPSPAGAGGGFGQQAPGAPQGLQAAGTNGPQQGQDAFGGGRSRKKQGGNAEQGKGRRPQLPPRGGPRAELPGGDAQQRVPSWSDENAQPPVPRASLDVPRGHEEQPDVSRTSALPRVDDRQGPGATAEIPAVPRDDDRQGFGSPTDFGTAQDPFGPGANAQQGQGQFVRPDVFGTPGGRRDSSTSGQYPAPQSYDNGSTGQYPAPRQENGSTGQYPAPHQENGSTGQYPAPRQENGSTGQYPAPRQDNGSGRPTLPGPATPADPAGTGRYEQPQVNGGLGPADFGAPRPPAPQARPVRQEPEALPPASGPGDGRTPLYDTLETNWFHGQQEQQPQNNGSAPAAPQQPQGPTGPQRSAAPAGWRTSPNDDLVRQAERVRQPAAGGVTTSGLPRRVPRANLVPGTAQQQTHQSGPQVSRAPDDVRGRLTNLRRGIAQGRQAGSTQTGSHPRPTHQQER